A portion of the Burkholderia sp. GAS332 genome contains these proteins:
- a CDS encoding Catechol-2,3-dioxygenase yields MTILGIEQIIYGVTDLATSRRFFADWGLKETAHDETHARFETLNGCTILAVDANDPSLPPAFEEGPTLREVTWGVATQTELDELRGRFAGQPGHFETEDAVGCIDPNGMAIRVEVTRKRALDIQGSPSNVWGQTLRVDQPSPIYERAEPVEVGHVVFFTNQLAAQEKFYQELLGFEMSDRYPGRGAFMRCAPHGGHHDIFLLALPGGKRGLNHVAFTVRDIHEVFGGGMHVSRCGWDTQLGPGRHPVSSAYFWYFQNPAGGLIEYYADEDQLTPEWQPRDFEPGPTVFAEWAIDGGIDGNTRRQKNAKAPEGKFMTERKND; encoded by the coding sequence ATGACGATTCTCGGCATTGAACAGATTATTTACGGTGTGACGGATCTTGCCACCAGTCGGCGGTTCTTCGCCGACTGGGGTTTGAAAGAGACCGCGCACGACGAAACGCACGCGCGCTTCGAAACGCTGAACGGCTGCACGATTCTCGCCGTCGATGCGAACGACCCGTCGCTGCCGCCCGCGTTCGAAGAAGGTCCGACGCTGCGTGAAGTGACCTGGGGTGTGGCAACCCAAACCGAACTCGACGAACTGCGCGGCCGCTTTGCCGGTCAGCCGGGCCACTTCGAAACGGAAGACGCGGTGGGTTGTATCGATCCGAACGGCATGGCGATTCGTGTGGAAGTGACCCGCAAGCGTGCGCTCGATATTCAGGGCTCGCCGTCCAACGTGTGGGGTCAGACGTTGCGCGTCGATCAACCGTCGCCGATTTACGAACGTGCCGAACCGGTTGAAGTGGGTCACGTGGTGTTCTTCACGAATCAACTCGCGGCACAGGAAAAGTTTTACCAGGAACTGCTCGGCTTCGAAATGTCGGACCGTTATCCGGGCCGCGGCGCGTTTATGCGCTGCGCACCGCACGGCGGCCACCACGACATCTTCCTGCTGGCCTTGCCTGGCGGTAAGCGCGGCCTGAATCACGTCGCGTTCACCGTCCGCGATATCCATGAAGTGTTCGGCGGCGGCATGCACGTCAGCCGGTGTGGTTGGGATACGCAGCTCGGTCCGGGGCGTCATCCGGTGTCGTCGGCGTACTTCTGGTACTTCCAGAATCCGGCCGGCGGCCTGATCGAGTACTACGCCGACGAAGACCAGCTCACGCCCGAATGGCAGCCGCGCGATTTCGAACCGGGTCCGACCGTGTTCGCCGAATGGGCGATCGACGGCGGCATCGACGGCAATACGCGTCGCCAGAAGAACGCGAAGGCGCCGGAAGGCAAGTTCATGACGGAGCGGAAAAATGACTGA
- a CDS encoding 3-phenylpropionate/trans-cinnamate dioxygenase ferredoxin reductase subunit, with translation MTDAAAEKAQAAHAGLEAPRTIVVIGGGQAAGWVVKTLRKEGFDGRLVMIADEIHLPYERPPLSKAVLAGEADIETVRLVTPDDFDALNVEAWQPDCATSIDREQRIVRTQSGREVQYDRLVIATGGAARRLPESLVKTSHITYLRTLDEAVVLGERLRASKRVLVVGGGWIGLEVAATARKLGVAATVVEGAPRLCARSLPPMVSDFLLHLHRANGVDVRLNVSLVSIADHPNDANRIRATFADGSTLDADFAVAGIGLTPHTALAEAAGIKVEDGIVVDHFGATDDPRIFACGDVANHPSAWLKRRVRLESWANAQNQAISVAKALLGTFEPYADIPWFWSDQYDVNLQILGDIPGGAQLAVRGDLPGKRATLFHLEDGTIRGVIAINTPRELKLSRKWMNQGRTIDLATLTDASTALA, from the coding sequence ATGACTGACGCTGCTGCTGAAAAGGCGCAAGCCGCGCATGCCGGACTCGAAGCGCCGCGCACGATCGTTGTGATCGGCGGTGGTCAGGCGGCGGGTTGGGTCGTGAAGACGTTGCGCAAGGAAGGCTTCGACGGCCGCCTCGTGATGATTGCCGACGAGATTCATTTGCCGTACGAGCGCCCGCCGCTGTCGAAGGCCGTACTGGCCGGTGAAGCGGATATTGAAACCGTGCGTCTCGTGACGCCCGACGATTTCGATGCGCTGAATGTCGAAGCATGGCAACCGGATTGCGCGACGTCGATCGATCGTGAACAGCGCATCGTGCGCACGCAGTCGGGCCGCGAAGTGCAGTACGACCGGCTGGTGATCGCAACGGGCGGCGCGGCGCGCCGTTTGCCGGAATCGTTGGTGAAGACCTCGCATATCACCTATCTGCGTACGCTCGACGAAGCCGTCGTTTTGGGCGAACGCCTGCGTGCAAGCAAGCGTGTGCTCGTGGTCGGCGGTGGCTGGATCGGCCTCGAAGTTGCGGCCACTGCGCGCAAGCTCGGTGTGGCAGCGACGGTAGTGGAAGGCGCGCCGCGTCTGTGCGCTCGCTCGTTGCCGCCGATGGTGTCGGATTTCCTGCTGCACCTGCATCGTGCGAACGGCGTGGACGTGCGCTTGAATGTATCGCTCGTGTCGATCGCGGATCATCCGAACGATGCTAACCGTATTCGCGCAACGTTCGCCGATGGTTCCACATTGGATGCTGACTTCGCGGTCGCCGGCATCGGCCTCACGCCGCATACGGCCCTGGCGGAAGCGGCGGGTATCAAGGTGGAAGACGGCATCGTCGTCGATCATTTCGGCGCGACCGACGATCCGCGCATCTTCGCCTGTGGCGACGTCGCGAATCATCCGAGCGCGTGGTTGAAGCGCCGCGTGCGGCTCGAATCGTGGGCCAACGCGCAGAACCAGGCGATCTCGGTGGCGAAGGCCTTGCTTGGCACCTTCGAACCGTACGCGGACATCCCGTGGTTCTGGTCCGATCAATACGACGTCAATCTGCAAATCCTCGGCGACATTCCGGGCGGTGCGCAACTCGCTGTGCGCGGTGATTTGCCGGGCAAACGCGCCACGCTTTTCCATCTGGAAGACGGCACGATTCGCGGCGTGATTGCCATCAACACGCCACGCGAACTGAAATTGTCGCGCAAGTGGATGAACCAGGGCCGCACCATCGACCTTGCCACCCTGACCGACGCCTCAACGGCACTTGCCTAA